In Scheffersomyces stipitis CBS 6054 chromosome 7, complete sequence, the DNA window ATTATGGACATATGATCAAGGTTCACAAGATACTAAGGCTCATTCAATTTAAATGCTGTATTGGCCTGTTTCGAAGATCTTTCTTATTATCAAATGCACTCACATGTAACCCCCATATTCTTACAATCTTAACTTTTCCCTTACTTTTATTACTTCtctcaattttcttgtatcCAGAGATGTACTGATTgtctttctggaaagaatgCGAAATTTACTATAAAAATACTAATTGCAGCAAAAAATATACAGCTCTTAACTACCAGTTTCCGAAGCACCTGCTGCACGTAGTGAGAAAATAATGCGACAGGATTCATCTTTAATTTCGTGGCCGGTCACATATTGAGTTCTATAATAAGTATAATcatgaaaattgaaatgaaAGCACCTTTTTTATGTCAATTCTTGTAAACTTCTGTTCTGATGAAATATTTTTGGCAAAAATTGGAGTCCTCCAACAATATTTCATCCGAGTATTAACTAATTGTACGAAACTGTTTGTGCAAGAGATGATCTTATATGTAATGGATTTTGTTGTAAGTAAACCACACTAATCTAATATCTAATTTAATACATCCATATTCTTGCAATAAAAATAGCTCCTCTCATTCAGAAAAATGCGAATCACTATTTAAATTTGCCCAATGTGTTCCGGACCATTATCAAAAACAGAACGTAGCTTTGCCTGAGACAGAATGAGCTTGTGCAGGATTTTGCACACCCTGTCATCAAAAAGAGTCTGTATTGGATTTAAGAAGCACAAGTTGCGAGTAAACTACGGCTCTGATCCAAGCAAATGTAATAACCTTTGTGCTGCTGGGAAGCTGATATGTACAATTTCTATAGGGCCTTTTATTAATATCTCACTTATTTCATTACAGGGTAGAATTCTTTTCACTCCGGCACTGAAAGAATGTCGCCAGAAGACAACAAATAAATCTTCAGAGTGTATCCAGAATTTAAAAGAATGCAATTGGATTTGCCTATTCCGTTGTTTACTGAACAAAATTCTCCGGATTCGTCGATCCTAATTCATTCTATAGCAAAGTTTGATAAGAAATGTGCGCATAAATACTGCTATTAATTGGATATAAAAATTACTTACAGAAAATAAATAGATTAGGAGAAAACGCAATTGCTCCGATATAACAAGTCGGTAATGTTTAAAAGATTTAAAATcatgaaatcaaaaatggAATCTGAAGTCGAAAGCGATCGAAAGCGAAACTGCACTAGAAGAACCTAAAGTACCCTTTAGTCTTCGTTTCTGTAACTGTAACAGTTGGGAGTGTTGTACGTGCTGTGGTGGTAGTTGTTTCGGTAATATAAACTGATGTCACTGTATAAATGGTATCTGTCGAATGTGGTGGTTTCATAGTTGGACAACTAGTAACGGTGACTGTGTCAATTGGCTCTGCAGTAGTTGTGACTGTTACTGTAATGTAAGATGGAACACACGATGCTTCTACAGAACTTGAAACTTCTGTGTCAGAGCCTGATGGCgtttcagaagtagatggtccctcagaagatgggccctcagaagtagatggaccttcagaagatgggccttcagaagtagatggaccctcagaagatgaaccTTCAGTGTTTGAACCTGATGGaccttcagaagtagatggacCTTCAGTGTTCGAGCCAGATGGaccttcagaagtagatggacCTTCAGTGTTCGAGCCAGATGGACCCTCAGAAGATGGGCCTTCAGTGTTCGAGCCAGATGGACCCTCAGAAGATGGGCCTTCAGTGTTTGAACCTGATGGACcttcagaagttgatggaccctcagaagatgggccttcagaagtagatgggCCTTCAGTGTTCGAGCCAGATGGaccttcagaagtagatggaccctcagaagatggaccctcagaagatggaccctcagaagatgggccttcagaagatgggccttcagaagtagatggacCTTTAGTGTTTGAACCTGATGGaccttcagaagtagatggaccttcagaagatggaccttcagaagtagatggaccctcagaagatggaccttcagaagtagatggaccctcagaagatggaccctcagaagatggaccctcagaagatggaccctcagaagatggaccctcagaagatgggccttcagaagatgggccttcagaagtagatggacCTTCAGTGTTTGAACCTGATGGaccttcagaagtagatggaccttcagaagatgggccctcagaagtagatggacCTTCAGTGTTTGAACCTGATGGaccttcagaagtagatggacCTTCAGTGTTCGAGCCAGATGGaccttcagaagtagatggacCTTCAGTGTTCGAGCCAGATGGaccttcagaagtagatggacCTTCAGTGTTCGAGCCAGATGGACCCTCAGAAGATGGGCCTTCAGTGTTTGAACCTGATGGACCCTCAGAAGATGGACCCTCAGAAGATGGACCCTCAGAAGATGGgccttcagaagatgggccttcagaagtagatggacCTTCAGTGTTTGAACCTGATGGaccttcagaagtagatggaccttcagaagatgggccctcagaagtagatgggCCTTCAGTGTTCGAGCCAGATGGACCctcagaagtagatgggCCTTCAGTGTTTGAACCAGATGGaccttcagaagtagatggaccctcagaagatggaccctcagaagatgggccttcagaagatgggccttcagaagtagatggacCTTCAGTGTTTGAACCTGATGGaccttcagaagtagatggaccttcagaagatgggccctcagaagtagatggacCTTCAGTGTTTGAACCTGATGGaccttcagaagtagatggaccctcagaagatgggccttcagaagtagatggacCTTCAGTGTTCGAGCCAGATGGACTTTCAGTAGAGGAGATTTCAGAAGTGAATTCAACAGAAGTGGAGTCTGAAGGGACCGAAGAGTTACTTTCAGTTGCGGATTCATCAGAACTGGAACAAGGGATCACAATAATGACTGTTTCGGTAGATCCCTCAGTTTCACTTACAGTAACTGTTTTAGTTGTGTAGCCTGTCCATGTGGTAGTTACTGTAACTTGAGTTTTCTCAGTGCACGGAACTTCCACAATGACAGTATCAGTGCCACCCTGAGTATCAGTCTCGGTGATGGTAGTGGTGTAAGAACCGGTCCATGTAGTGGTAACGGTGGTTTGAGGGTTTGGAGTAGATGGAACCTCTACAATGACAGTATCAGTTCCACCCTGAGAATCAGTCTCGGTGATGGTAGTGGTGTAAGAACCGGTCCATGTAGTGGTAACGGTAGTTTGAGggtttggagtagaagaagcCTGATCGTTTCCAGATGTTGGAACTTCCACAATGACAGTATCAGTGCCACCCTGAGAATCAGTCTCGGTGATGGTAGTGGTGTAAGAACCGGTCCATGTAGTGGTAACGGTAGTTTGAGggtttggagtagaagaagcCTGATCGTTTCCAGATGTTGGAACTTCCACAATGACAGTATCAGTGCCACCCTGAGTATCAGTCTCGGTGATGGTAGTGGTGTAAGAACCGGTCCATGTAGTGGTAACGGTGGTTTGAGGGTTTGGAGTAGATGGAACCTCTACAATGACAGTATCAGTTCCACCCTGAGAATCAGTCTCGGTGATGGTAGTGGTGTAAGAACCGGTCCATGTAGTGGTAACGGTAGTTTGAGggtttggagtagaagaagcCTGATCGTTTCCAGATGTTGGAACTTCCACAATGACAGTATCAGTGCCACCCTGAGTATCAGTCTCGGTGATGGTAGTGGTGTAAGAACCGGTCCATGTAGTGGTAACAGTAGTTTGAGggtttggagtagaagaagcTTGATCGTTTCCAGTACTAGTTGTACATTCAGTAGGTACAACAATGATGACAGTATCAGTACCTCCTTCAGTTTCACTGATAGTAACTGTAGTTGTGGTGATTTCAGTCCATGTGCTTGTAACTGTGATCTGACTATTACACGATTTAGAAGATCTGGTAGAGTGCTTCTTTGTCGATGTTGTACATGGTGTCTTGGCAGTAGTCTGGGATGTTGTATGAGGACCATCTGGAACAGAAGGTACTGGCTTGCATGGTCTACATGCAGATGGGATACTCAGGTTTGGAACTGGGCCATTATATTTCAAAGCGCCGTTAAATACACTCAACAAACCAAGACTGGAATCAGTAGTAATTTGAAACTTCTTTTTATCGTATCCAGTACCGATTATGAAATTGTGTGCAAGGTTTCCAAGTGCTCTAAGAGTCAAAATACCTCTCTTCTCATCATAACCCCAACTAccaagaattggaagcGAAATAAGAGGAAGATCCAAACCAATCTTGTTTCCATTACCAAACCCATACACGGTATAGGTCTTTGACTTAGAAATTGCTTTTGCTCTAATGGAGGATTGGGAATCAGCAAGGTAGAATGATTGCTTTGGATCGATCTCCAATAAACAATTCGAtaagaaaatagaagaattctTATCAGCAGTGATACAACCACTACCAACAATGTTCGTTTCTTGCTTGAACAATTCGTTATGCAAACAGATTTGACCATCGTTACGAATCGTTCCTAGTGGTTTACCAAGCGAAACAATTGCACTAGTTCTTGAGTTTTGGTAAAAGACCAACAAACCTGAGTTTGTCCAAGAACTCGACGTGATTGCAGTTAAACTTCCAAGTGCTCCATTGGTGGCCAAGAACATTTCACCTGAGTTatagaaagaagaaccaatAAGCTCATATTTGGTTGCAAGTttgcagaagatggagTTGAACACAACAGTACCTTCGTTCTTTATGGAATTTTGACCAAATGCAAGTGTAACGGATAAGTTTATTAACCTGTCTGTACCTGTAATATAGAAACCGGCGCCCTTTTTTACCCAGAGTGAACCCTTCAAAGCAGACACAGAGTTATCAAAGATAGACCAATAAGAATTTTCTTCGATGGTTATATCACCAATGGACAAATTAATGGGGCCCTTATCGACTTTTGATCCAGTAATAACAACATCTCTAGTAGCATagacaacagaaacaagaacaagtatTCTTGCtagaagacttgaaagTAACATGGTCGAGCTGATGGGTTGTATGGAAAGGAGATTACAAACACTTGACTTATTCGTATCGTTTTatacttcttgatgtaTCCAAAAGGCTCCCTCCATTACTGcaaaatttccaaattgaattgaatCATATGTTGGGAATTTGCAGCATTCCGAGGAGTTCGCTTGCATTCAAGTTTGTCAGAAATGTCAATGTAAGGCGGTTGATGTCGCCAAGAAGCAATACTTTCCCAATTCAATACACTTCAAATTTCCGCATTTTCGACTTCTCTTGGGAATTCATAAAGTACATACGGAAGCAGAACTATTCGTGAATCAACTGGTCTCCATTACTCATTCACAGTTTAGTGCATTCCTATCAAATACATCAATTCATTACATAAAAACTGTTGCGCTGGTTTCTCTAACGAGATAGCTTTCACAATGGTATCATCTTGACTGATCTCTGACAGCTGAAGACTAGATCTGAGAGATGTTCCAACTCTTTCATAATACACAGCATTATTCTGTCCAGCAGACAAACAATAGTCGGCAACATACTCGTCATATGTTCGCGTAGTAACGGCAAACAACGCGTGTGCCTCAACAATGCCATTGTAATCCGATAATTATTGATAAAACTTTCGGAATTTTGCAGTTTCTATGAAAATGCAGGAGAATCAAGACATTCCTTTCCCTATCTTAAGAGCATTAGGCGTTCAACTATTAGAAACATAATAGTGATGGTAATAGCCCAACCAGCTTCCAAAACGCTTTCGCAACATAAAAATTATAAGTCTTGTGGAATTACTTTGAACTCGATCAAGGTCCCTTTTTTTATAATTCAGAATCTAATAACAACCCAAACAAGTAATTATCAATGATCTTTTTCTGGACTGATTTGGAACATTAATTCTCTATATTAAGTGAGCTGCTGTAAGTTGGAATACGGTTCGGCTGGGGGAGCCTTTGCTGGGATTTATTTTTGCGTATCTGCTGGCAGTACCAAATCATCTTGATTCCTGTGTACTCAAGATTTTATTGCATTGACACTCGTTTCTGGTCTAAATTCCCCCCTTAAAAATAACTCAACAAGTTTGATGTACGCAACATTTAAAGAATTTCTTAGTCTAGGACTTCTTCCAATCGAACATATGCAAGCAGACCCTGAGTTTCAAGGCAGAGTTCGTGGGTTCATATTTCACATGAATGAAACTGAATGTTACAAATCCTGTGTACCGTAGGGtgttgaattttgcaataaaCACCTTGGAACTAGGCGCTCCTCTTGCATCCAAAAGGGAATGTTCTGCCAGATTGTTACAATGCGCTATGGATTTAGAGCACCCCGACCTATAGAATCGACCTATAGAATGCGCCAGACACGTTGAACAATTGCCAATAATTATAAATTATCAAAAGCAGGGGTTGCTATCTTTTGGGGACAGCAGAACAATGAACATTTTGCATTCCTTTCTACATATTGTATTCTCGAATTTCATATAGAAAATACCTATTGTCTCTATGGTAACGCAATTTCAACTACTTCGCATCCAGTATAGTTTCCATACTAAAATGGCATAAATATACATAATGTTGGACAAAAATGCGCAGTTTGCCCGTTGGAAAACATTCTGTGCATCGAAAATTTATGAACCATAAAATAAAAGTCATAATAGCGCGTGCACATTTCGGACGTCCCCTCCGATACCTTCACTAAAGTTTACGATTGAGTATTTACGATTGAGTGGGCTCAATAGACTTAAATTCCGGTGGAATAATTCTACTACTCTTTCTACATTCACTGATGTAAAGTCATATAAAAAAATAAGGAATTCATAGATTGTGTAATGAATAAAATACTGCACTATTTAGAGGATCAGTCGCAGTCTTAGATAATTTGAAATTAGACACCGAAAGATGCCAACTGCTTTTGACCCTCATCTGTAAACAAAAGCTTACCGCTGCTGTAGCCAACAAAAGCAATCATTGGGTAACGCCAATGAAACCAAAGAGGATGGTCAGATGCCccaaagaaatgaaaaacaaGATCTAGATTGTAGCAGAGAATATTGCACCCGCCAAGGACAAGAACGCTGATAACCGTCGTTAAGTAAATTGCCTTTGAACCATAGTATTTGTCAACAATAAAAACATTGACTATACCTCCCATCGCTCCTCCCATTCCTAGCGGGCAAAAAACAAGGGTCCATAAAACTTTGTTAATAATATCATCAGTTCCGGACATGATAAAAATAGCGACCAAAAGGAATACCACCTCTGCTATTAACGAATTGACGTAGAAAAGCAAGAAGGGACGGATATAGATAGCACGCCtcttttcattttgcaatttttcatcgTCGCTTACAATTATATTCTGGTTTGTGGAAGCtgtcatttttcacttttatTGTCAGTTTAAGTTGTGAGCTTAAAAAAGTAGTTGAGCAAATATAATTACCTGCAACGAACAAGGGATACTTATACTTTTGCTCTCATGGTTAAGGACTAATTGAATACCCGGGGAAAGAGACAATATAGCTACCCCTGTTTTTATCTCTAAAAGTTGCTTATGACGTACATTCAAAGTAGCGGTTGTATTTTTCTGTCTTCTTGCATAAAAGTGGGGCTCCAGAAATTTTGAGTAAGCGATTTTCTATCATATGTCCGGTTGGAAAATTTCTTCTAAGATATATTATCGCTGTGGTTGCCAGTCCATTCAAGGAAGTACATGGGTACTGTCACTGATATCTCTTCTCATTCGTTTTGAACTACATTATTCTGGCAATCATGATTGGGCAACCCTGTGAAACTATCATGTGGACTGCGGGGTTGTACCTTTACATTGAGCCGATCAGTGAGAATTTGCCAAAAtgaaattttgtatttcCGACAATTACTCTTGCTTGAGATGAGATTTCGCAAGTAAGTGTCTCACATAAATAGCTTCGCAACAAACAGTGAATAGAATATTCGCCCAATTGATTTGTGCTGTATTTCCGACATTATATTCTTGGTTGGTACATGATTTCTTAAAAAATCACAGTATTGAGGCTCATCTCCTTGCATGAAGACAAAAATATTGTCTCCAATTGACGGTACTATTCGTTCGTTTTCTGGGTTCTTTGGCAGAGGTTAACTATAAGAACTTCGAGCATCCGACTCAATATGGGGGGAATGAGATCGGAAGCAACCAGTACCTTTTAATTCAAGCAATGTACAAAAGTGGAGATAGTTGACTTGGCAAGTGATGGTACCATGAATATAGTAGTCTCCACCTGCATGTGTTCTAAAGATCAAAAAGTGTACAAAATTAGTATTgacattgaagaatcaactgCGGACGACAAGCTCGGATATTTAATATACGTCTGAACTCGCATGAGAATTTGCGACAGTACGTTAATGTCTTAGTATAGAAGTTTATTCACTCTTACTTGACGAAAACATCATCAAAAATACGCGAGTGCTCAGAAAGTTCTGATTGAAGACTCTGGCACCAGATATACACGTATAGCCATTTCATCAAAAAGCAGTGGTATTAACTCGGCTGATCATATATAGAGTTTTAGTATTGTAACCGTAACTTTTGGTTATCATTCAAGAAATGCAGAAATAATGTAAAGGAATGTTGAGAAGGTAATGTAAGATTAATTTCTACAGTGAGAATCTTTCCGATGAGCTAGAGATAATTTGTGTTAATCATTAATGTCCCAC includes these proteins:
- the HYR2.1 gene encoding hyphally regulated cell wall protein (hyphally regulated cell wall protein similar to Candida albicans HYR1, HYR3, HYR5, HYR10), whose product is MLLSSLLARILVLVSVVYATRDVVITGSKVDKGPINLSIGDITIEENSYWSIFDNSVSALKGSLWVKKGAGFYITGTDRLINLSVTLAFGQNSIKNEGTVVFNSIFCKLATKYELIGSSFYNSGEMFLATNGALGSLTAITSSSWTNSGLLVFYQNSRTSAIVSLGKPLGTIRNDGQICLHNELFKQETNIVGSGCITADKNSSIFLSNCLLEIDPKQSFYLADSQSSIRAKAISKSKTYTVYGFGNGNKIGLDLPLISLPILGSWGYDEKRGILTLRALGNLAHNFIIGTGYDKKKFQITTDSSLGLLSVFNGALKYNGPVPNSSIPSACRPCKPVPSVPDGPHTTSQTTAKTPCTTSTKKHSTRSSKSCNSQITVTSTWTEITTTTVTIISSSVEASCVPSYITVTVTTTAEPIDTVTVTSCPTMKPPHSTDTIYTVTSVYITETTTTTARTTLPTVTVTETKTKGYFRFF
- a CDS encoding predicted protein — encoded protein: MTASTNQNIIVSDDEKLQNEKRRAIYIRPFLLFYVNSLIAEVVFLLVAIFIMSGTDDIINKVLWTLVFCPLGMGGAMGGIVNVFIVDKYYGSKAIYLTTVISVLVLGGCNILCYNLDLVFHFFGASDHPLWFHWRYPMIAFVGYSSGKLLFTDEGQKQLASFGV